The following coding sequences are from one Epinephelus fuscoguttatus linkage group LG5, E.fuscoguttatus.final_Chr_v1 window:
- the LOC125888287 gene encoding extracellular calcium-sensing receptor-like, protein MAFAIDEINRNSDLLPNVTLGYSLYDNCAKVGIGFRAALSLASGREEQFMLDKTCAGNPPVLGIVGDSSSTRSIAISSVLGLYRVPMVSYFATCSCLSDRQKFPSFFRTIPSDAFQVRAMIQILRRFGWTWAGLLISDDDYGLHAARSFQSDLAQSGGGCLAYLEVLPWGDNPAEVKRIVEVMKKSTARVVIVFAHESHMINLIKEVVRQNVTGLQWMASEAWTAATVLQTPQLMTYLGGTLGIAIRRGHIPGFRDFVLQIHPDPQHNTSYENYLVNQFWEHTFQCKFAPPQAGWVEAGGSLCTGQEDLENVDTELLDISDLRPEYNVYKAVYALAYALDDMLQCEPGRGPFSGHSCGSLQRLEPWQLVYYLEKVNFTTSFGDQVSFDENGDALPIYDIMNWLWLPDGQTKVQNVGEVKESAKGEELTLDEDKIFWNFESKQPPRSVCSDSCPPGTHMARKKGEPECCFDCIPCSEGKISNSTDSMECTSCPEDFWSSPQRDHCVPKKTEFLSYNEPLGICLTTASLLGTFICVVVLGIFICHRSTPIVRANNSELSFQLLLSLKLCFLCSLLFIGRPRLWTCQLRHATFGISFVLCVSCILVKTMVVLAVFKASKPGGEAHLKWFGPLQQRGTVLVLTSIQAAICTAWIVSASPVPHKNTQYHNDKIVYECVVGSTIGFGVLLGYIGFLAILSFLLAFLARNLPDTFNEAKLITFSMLIFCAVWVAFVPAYVSSPGKYADVVEVFAILASSFGLLVSLFGPKCYIILLRPERNTKKAIMGRGIES, encoded by the exons ATGGCCTTTGCTATTGATGAGATCAACAGAAACTCCGACCTGCTGCCTAATGTGACTCTGGGATACAGTCTTTATGACAACTGTGCCAAAGTAGGAATTGGATTTCGTGCAGCGCTGTCGTTAGCCAGTGGTCGAGAGGAGCAGTTTATGTTAGACAAAACCTGTGCAGGAAACCCTCCAGTCCTAGGAATTGTGGGTGATTCTTCCTCTACACGTTCTATTGCCATCTCCTCTGTCTTAGGTTTGTACAGAGTACCTATG GTGAGTTATTTTGCCACATGTTCGTGCCTGAGTGACCGGCAGAAGTTTCCATCCTTTTTTAGGACGATACCAAGCGATGCTTTCCAG GTGCGTGCTATGATTCAGATTCTCAGGCGCTTTGGTTGGACTTGGGCAGGTCTGCTGATCAGTGATGATGATTATGGACTCCATGCTGCCCGATCCTTCCAATCTGACCTGGCTCAGTCTGGTGGAGGCTGTCTGGCCTACTTAGAGGTTTTGCCTTGGGGTGACAACCCAGCTGAAGTGAAGAGGATTGTTGAAGTGATGAAGAAATCCACAGCTCGTGTGGTCATTGTGTTTGCACATGAAAGCCACATGATCAACCTCATTAAAGAG GTGGTGAGGCAGAATGTGACAGGCCTGCAGTGGATGGCCAGTGAAGCCTGGACTGCAGCTACTGTGCTTCAGACTCCTCAGCTCATGACATATCTAGGTGGCACTCTGGGCATTGCTATCCGTCGAGGGCACATACCAGGGTTCAGGGACTTTGTGCTACAAATACATCCTGACCCACAACACAACACCAGCTATGAAAATTACCTG GTAAATCAGTTTTGGGAACACACAtttcagtgtaaatttgcaCCACCTCAAGCAGGTTGGGTGGAAGCTGGGGGATCACTGTGCACTGGACAGGAAGATCTAGAGAATGTGGACACTGAATTGTTGGACATTTCAGACCTCAGGCCAGAGTATAACGTGTACAAGGCTGTATATGCCCTGGCATATGCTCTTGATGACATGCTGCAGTGTGAGCCAGGGAGAGGACCTTTCAGTGGGCACAGCTGCGGCAGTTTGCAAAGACTGGAGCCATGGCAG CTTGTGTATTACTTggaaaaggtcaacttcactacATCGTTTGGTGATCAAGTGTCATTTGATGAGAATGGTGATGCCTTACCAATATATGATATCATGAACTGGTTGTGGCTCCCTGATGGACAAACTAAAGTTCAGAATGTAGGTGAGGTTAAAGAGTCAGCCAAAGGTGAAGAACTCACACTTGATGAAGACAAAATCTTCTGGAACTTTGAATCCAAACAG CCACCCCGGTCAGTGTGCAGTGACAGCTGTCCTCCAGGTACCCACATGGCCAGAAAGAAGGGAGAACCTGAGTGCTGTTTTGACTGCATCCCTTGTTCTGAGGGAAAGATCAGCAATTCAACTG actccATGGAGTGCACCAGTTGTCCAGAGGATTTCTGGTCCAGCCCTCAGCGTGACCACTGTGTTCCTAAGAAAACAGAGTTCCTCTCCTATAATGAGCCTCTGGGTATCTGTTTGACAACTGCCTCATTGTTGGGCACATTtatatgtgttgttgtgttgggaATCTTTATCTGTCATCGTAGCACCCCTATAGTACGTGCAAACAATTCAGAACTGAGTTTCCAGCTATTGCTGTCTCTTAAATTATGTTTCCTTTGCTCACTGCTCTTTATTGGACGTCCCAGGCTGTGGACATGCCAACTGAGACATGCAACATTTGGAATCAGCTTTGTGCTTTGTGTATCATGCATCCTGGTGAAAACCATGGTGGTTCTGGCTGTGTTCAAGGCCTCCAAGCCAGGAGGTGAAGCCCATCTGAAGTGGTTTGGTCCTTTACAGCAGAGAGGAACAGTTCTGGTTCTTACTTCTATTCAGGCAGCAATCTGCACTGCTTGGATTGTCTCTGCCTCACCAGTTCCTCATAAAAACACTCAATACCACAATGACAAGATAGTTTATGAGTGTGTAGTTGGGTCCACAATTGGTTTTGGAGTGTTACTGGGCTATATCGGCTTTCTGGCCATCCTCAGCTTCCTGTTAGCATTCCTGGCAAGGAATCTTCCAGATACTTTCAATGAGGCCAAACTCATCACTTTCAGCATGCTGATCTTCTGTGCAGTGTGGGTGGCCTTTGTCCCTGCTTATGTCAGTTCACCAGGCAAATATGCAGATGTAGTTGAGGTATTTGCCATCCTAGCCTCAAGTTTTGGCCTCTTGGTGTCACTGTTTGGACCCAAATGTTACATTATCCTGTTGAGACCAGAGAGGAACACAAAGAAAGCAATCATGGGTCGTGGCATTGAGTCATAA
- the LOC125888294 gene encoding extracellular calcium-sensing receptor-like, producing the protein MHKAGDVVLGGLFQVHFFSVFPDLSFTSEPQQPTCHSFDVVGFRRVQTMAFAIDEINRNTNLLPNVTLGYSLYDHCVKLGIAFRSALSLASGQEEQFMSNKACAGNPPVVGIVGDSSSTHCIAISTVLGLYRVPMVSYFATCSCLSDRQKFPSFFRTIPSDAFQVRAMIQILKHFGWTWAGLLRSDDDYGLHAARSFQSDLAQSGGGCLAYLEVLPWGNDPAELRRIVDVMRKSTARVVIVFAHESYMINLIKEVVRQNVTGLQWMASEAWTAATVLQTPQLMPYLGGTLGIAIRRGHIPGFKDFLLQIRPDLQHNNSYGNNLVNQFWEHTFQCKFAPPQAGWVEAGGSLCTGQEDLENVDTELLHTSDLRPEYNVYKAVYALAYALDDMLQCEPGRGPFSGHSCGSLQRLEPWQLVYYLEKVNFTTPFGDQVSFDENGDALPIYDVMNWLWLPDGQTKVQNVGEVKESAKGEELTLDEDKIFWNSESKQPPRSVCSDSCPPGTRMARKKGEPECCFDCIPCSEGKISNTTDSIKCNSCPEDFWSSPQRDYCVPKETEFLSYNEPLGICLTTASLLGTFICVVVLGIFIHHRGTPIVRANNSELSFQLLLSLKLCFLCSLLFIGRPRLWTCQLRHAAFGISFVLCISCILVKTMVVLAVFKASKPGGGSHLKWFGPLQQRGTVLVLTSIQAAICTAWLVSSSPAPHKNTQYHNDKIVYECVVGSTVGFGVLLGYIGFLAILSFLLAFLARNLPDTFNEAKLITFSMLIFCAVWVAFVPAYVSSPGKYADVVEVFAILASSFGLLVSLFGPKCYIILLRPERNTKKAIMGRGIES; encoded by the exons ATGCACAAGGCTGGAGATGTGGTTCTGGGTGGGCTGTTTCAGGtccatttcttttctgtctttcctgaCCTGTCTTTTACCTCAGAGCCACAACAGCCAACCTGTCACAG TTTTGATGTTGTAGGATTCAGGCGGGTCCAGACCATGGCCTTTGCTATTGATGAGATCAACAGAAACACCAACCTGCTGCCTAATGTGACTCTGGGATACAGTCTTTATGACCATTGTGTCAAGCTAGGAATTGCATTCCGTTCAGCATTGTCATTAGCCAGTGGTCAAGAGGAGCAGTTTATGTCAAACAAGGCCTGTGCAGGAAACCCTCCAGTAGTAGGAATCGTGGGTGATTCTTCCTCTACACATTGTATTGCCATCTCCACTGTCTTAGGTTTGTACAGAGTACCTATG GTGAGTTATTTTGCCACATGTTCGTGCCTGAGCGACCGGCAGAAGTTCCCATCTTTCTTTAGGACGATCCCAAGTGATGCTTTCCAG GTGCGTGCTATGATTCAGATTCTGAAACACTTTGGCTGGACTTGGGCAGGTCTGCTGAGAAGTGATGATGATTATGGACTCCATGCTGCCCGATCCTTCCAATCTGACCTGGCTCAGTCTGGTGGAGGCTGTCTGGCCTACTTAGAGGTTTTGCCCTGGGGCAATGATCCAGCTGAACTCAGGAGGATTGTGGATGTTATGAGGAAATCTACAGCTCGTGTGGTCATTGTGTTTGCACATGAAAGTTACATGATCAACCTCATTAAAGAG GTAGTGAGGCAGAATGTGACAGGCCTGCAGTGGATGGCCAGTGAAGCCTGGACTGCAGCTACTGTGCTTCAGACTCCTCAGCTCATGCCGTATCTGGGTGGCACTCTGGGCATTGCTATCCGTCGAGGACACATACCAGGGTTCAAGGACTTCCTGCTTCAAATACGTCCTGACctacaacacaacaacagctaTGGAAATAACCTG GTAAATCAGTTTTGGGAACACACAtttcagtgtaaatttgcaCCACCTCAAGCAGGTTGGGTGGAGGCTGGGGGATCTCTATGCACTGGACAGGAAGATCTAGAGAATGTGGACACTGAATTATTGCACACTTCAGATCTCAGGCCGGAGTATAACGTGTACAAGGCTGTGTATGCCCTGGCATATGCTCTTGATGACATGCTGCAGTGTGAGCCAGGGAGAGGACCTTTCAGTGGGCACAGCTGTGGCAGTTTGCAAAGACTGGAGCCATGGCAG CTTGTGTATTACTTggaaaaggtcaacttcaccaCACCGTTTGGTGATCAAGTGTCATTTGATGAGAATGGTGATGCCTTACCAATATATGATGTCATGAACTGGTTGTGGCTCCCTGATGGACAAACGAAAGTTCAGAATGTAGGTGAGGTGAAAGAGTCAGCAAAAGGTGAAGAACTCACACTTGATGAAGACAAAATCTTCTGGAACTCTGAATCCAAACAG CCACCCCGGTCAGTGTGCAGTGACAGCTGTCCTCCAGGTACCCGCATGGCCAGAAAGAAGGGAGAACCTGAATGCTGTTTTGACTGCATCCCTTGTTCTGAGGGAAAGATCAGCAATACAACTG ACTCCATAAAGTGCAACAGTTGTCCAGAGGATTTCTGGTCCAGCCCTCAACGTGACTACTGTGTTCCTAAGGAAACAGAGTTCCTCTCCTATAATGAGCCTCTGGGTATCTGTTTGACAACTGCCTCATTGTTGGGCACATTTATATGTGTTGTTGTGCTGGGAATCTTTATCCATCATCGTGGCACCCCTATAGTACGTGCAAACAATTCAGAACTTAGTTTCCAGCTATTGCTGTCTCTTAAATTATGTTTCCTTTGCTCCCTGCTCTTTATTGGACGTCCCAGGCTGTGGACATGCCAACTGAGACATGCAGCATTTGGGATCAGCTTTGTGCTTTGTATATCATGCATCCTGGTGAAAACCATGGTGGTTCTGGCTGTGTTCAAGGCCTCCAAGCCAGGAGGTGGATCCCATCTGAAGTGGTTTGGTCCTTTGCAGCAGAGAGGAACAGTTCTGGTTCTTACTTCTATTCAGGCAGCAATCTGCACTGCTTGGCTTGTCTCTTCCTCACCAGCTCCTCATAAAAACACTCAATACCACAATGACAAGATAGTTTATGAGTGTGTAGTTGGGTCCACAGTTGGTTTTGGAGTGTTACTGGGCTATATCGGCTTTCTGGCCATCCTCAGTTTCCTGTTAGCATTCTTGGCAAGGAATCTTCCAGATACTTTCAATGAGGCCAAACTCATCACTTTCAGCATGCTGATCTTCTGTGCAGTGTGGGTGGCCTTTGTCCCTGCTTATGTCAGTTCACCAGGCAAATATGCAGATGTAGTTGAGGTATTTGCCATCCTGGCCTCAAGTTTTGGCCTCTTGGTGTCACTGTTTGGACCCAAATGTTACATAATCCTGTTGAGGCCAGAGAGGAACACAAAGAAAGCAATCATGGGTCGTGGCATTGAGTCATAA